The Nitrospira sp. sequence GGTCGCAGAGATACATTCTATGTCGCCACAGTGAGCCACTTTCAGATCCCCGTTTGTCACGTCGTAGTAGCTGATGAAGGGAAATCCATCGGTGCCGATGGTCACGGAACTGTGTTCTCCGACGTTGCCGATGCTGTCCGGTGTGGCGATGGTAGCGAAGGTACACGCGACGTCGCCACAGTGGGCCACTTTCAGATCCCCGTTTGTCGCGTCGTAGTAGCTGATCAGGCCGAGGCCATCGGCGCCGATCGTCGTGGAGGTGTAGAGACCGACATCGCCTTCACTCTCAAGAACGGTGCGCGTTGCGGACGTGCACACCACTTCCTCACAGTGCACGACTTTTAGATCGCCATTCGTCGCATCGTAGTAGCCGATGAGCGGCCGACTGTCCATACCGATCGCCACGGAACTGTACTGGCCCACATCGCCGGTTTTATCTGGAGTGGTCGTGAGCGTGGGTTCCGTACAAGGTAGGTCTGGACAGAGGGCGGATTTCAAGTAGTGGTCGGTCGCGTCATAGTAGCTGATGAGCCCCTGGCCTCCGGCAATAGCAACCGAGGTGTACAGACCGACATTTTCCTCGGCTTTGAGAAACGTGAGCGTGGTAATCGTAGCCGCCCTACAGGCGACGTCGCTGCAATGCGCCGCTTTCAGGTCTCCATTCGTGACATCGTAGTAAGTGATAAGGGGGAGTTTGTCGGTACCGATAGTCAGGGAACTGTACTGACCGACATTCCCATTGCGGTCGAGAGCGGTGAGCGTGGCCGAGGTACAGGCGACATCGGTGCAGTGCGCAACTTTCAAATCCCCGTTCGTGGCGTCATGGTACGTGATGAGGCCCAGGTCATCGCTTCCGGTGGCGATGGAGGTGTACCGACCGACATCTCCGGTGCGGTCCAGAGAACTGATCGTCGCGGAGGTGCACGTCTGGTTGGAGCAGTGGGCGACCTTCAGGTCGCCGTTGATGGCATCATAGTAGCTGATGAGAACCAGCCCGTCGGCCCCGATGGTCACGGAGCTGTACTGACCGGCATCGCCCGAGCCATCCCGGGTAATAATCGAGAAGCCCGGTCGCTCAAGAGCAGTGTCATCCGCCTCTGCAGAGAGGATCAGGTCCCGTCCCGGCGGAGGCATGATGAAGACGAGGAGAGCGATCCCCAGTCTTATCGATTTCGTGCCCGATCGGCGCTTCATGAAGCACCCGTTGGCTATAGTCTGAACCACGGTGGGCGGAAGAGGCAAGAGGGAGAGTTGCTCGGGAGGATTCTCCTAATCACACTTCTTGAACTGACTTTGCAGACAACGCTGCGCGATCTCCTGCGCTTTCTGGATCTGAGGTGGAGTCATGTGTGAAGCCATAACGTCTCGGTCCTTCATCAACTCATTTTTTGAACCGCCACTCGACGATGCCGCCGCAACCGTGTACCACATGTGCGCACGAATATAGTCCTGTGGAACACCCTCCCCCTTGGCGTACATCTGGGCTAACTGGTTCTGGGCTCCTGCGTGGCCTTGTCCCGCCGCCAGACGGTGCCATTTCAATGCCGACTGGTAGTTCTGTCCCA is a genomic window containing:
- a CDS encoding sel1 repeat family protein, with translation MRLFLLAVILVVAGATPAAALSGDEPYDALQRGEFKLAAGLFYPLAEKGDARAQYNLGLLHASGLGVGQNYQSALKWHRLAAGQGHAGAQNQLAQMYAKGEGVPQDYIRAHMWYTVAAASSSGGSKNELMKDRDVMASHMTPPQIQKAQEIAQRCLQSQFKKCD